Proteins encoded in a region of the Botrytis cinerea B05.10 chromosome 11, complete sequence genome:
- the Bcprp5 gene encoding Bcprp5, whose product MARHRDSRSPSPTGSHHSSRRNRRDDNGRRDRDRRDDVRGQRRSRSPDRRERDRDMNRRRDRSVGRLNDDYHRSGRRERSRDRRSYADRERSPDRRRRRSRERDYRDRRDDSYDDRARRRREDSTDSWSRSRGDETRGQTPRSDAGAKVNDAPKVSTPAVQTEEQKKAERLAKLEAWKKKMAEDKERKEKELAAGGTRKLLDAIDQKANGSPSLTSPNSPTTPATPATPGDLAPPTNYAGKFDPKAIAKKAVASSSSAHTLGKDLPLKELSKASATLTSTVKGLQADKKPTAFSSTSKVSALPKTRGNLSVFGLGAKVTDNEKTSQKRALDFDEDEGSRKKLEKLPSLPMANTEEDDAALANGVEEQDDDDDADLEAAGTEEEAAAAARAAAEKREERLQEAEAQPHTNGDVQMEDAPQPDSTAMDEDEEIDPLDAFMEEMGDPFSLPKNNATFIKDNIKSQPQEPEPLFGDDDVDLKALDADPDEILAIANKARKKKDIPTINYSALDLPPFRKNFYTEPTELAEMTEAEIADLRLELDGIKVAGKDVPKPVQKWSQCGLDVKSLDVITKLGYERPTSIQMQAIPAIMSGRDVIGVAKTGSGKTIAFLLPMFRHIRDQRPLKGSDGPIGLIMTPTRELATQIHKECKPFLKAMGLRAVCAYGGAIIKDQIADLKRGAEIIVCTPGRMIELLAANSGRVTNLQRVTYVVLDEADRMFDMGFEPQVMKVFNNIRPNRQTILFSATMPRIMDALAKKTLQSPVEIVVGGRSVVAPEITQIVEVREEKEKFHRLLELLGELYNTDEDARTLIFVDRQEKADDLLKDLMRKGYPCMSIHGGKDQVDRDSTIDDFKAGVVPIMIATSVAARGLDVKQLKLVVNFDAPNHLEDYVHRAGRTGRAGNTGTAVTFITEEQEQYSVGIAKALEQSGQEVPDRLNEMRKSYKDKVKSGAKKESSGFGGKGLERFDAEREATKARERKIHKIGGDDDEEEKEEKDDDVLLKAASVVQPAASTAPPKLLGVPKGIDLDGDIKVHRTEPAATTGSKLDKVTSAIDAINARLNKTGQLRSGVPIDNKGPDAGAFHATLEINDFPQKARWAVTNRTNVAKILEATGTSITTKGSFYPAGKEVQADPKLYILVEGDTEVVVTNAMRELMRLLKEGTMAAADAEGRAPVGGRYTVT is encoded by the exons ATGGCTCGGCACAGGGATTCTCGCTCACCATCGCCAACAGGAAGCCACCACTCGTCGAGACGAAACCGAAGAGATGACAATGGCCGACGCGATCGAGACAGAAGAGATGATGTTAGGGGACAGAGGCGTTCTCGAAGTCCTGAC CGTCGCGAACGTGATCGAGATATGAATCGTAGAAGAGATCGCTCAGTAGGGAGATTGAATGATGATTACCATAGATCAGGTCGCCGTGAGAGATCTCGAGATCGCAGAAGCTATGCCGATAGGGAACGATCACCGGATAGGAGACGTCGTAGAAGTCGGGAACGAGATTACCGTGACAGGCGAGACGATTCTTATGATGATAGGGCTCGAAGACGCCGCGAGGATTCTACTGACTCATGGTCCCGTAGCAGAGGAGACGAAACCCGCGGACAAACTCCCAGATCAGATGCCGGTGCAAAAGTTAATGAT GCTCCAAAAGTGTCAACACCCGCAGTCCAAACCGAggaacaaaagaaagcagaACGTCTAGCAAAATTGGAAgcatggaagaagaagatggccGAAGACAAAGAGCGTAAGGAGAAAGAGTTGGCAGCGGGTGGGACTCGAAAGTTACTTGATGCTATAGATCAAAAAGCCAATGGATCTCCATCCCTCACTTCGCCAAACTCTCCCACAACTCCCGCAACTCCTGCGACACCAGGCGATCTCGCACCTCCAACGAATTATGCTGGGAAATTTGATCCGAAGGCAATAGCTAAAAAGGCAGTGGCTAGCTCGAGCAGCGCGCATACTCTTGGGAAAGATTTACCATTAAAGGAATTGTCTAAAGCGTCCGCCACCTTAACTTCTACGGTCAAAGGATTACAAGCTGACAAAAAGCCAACAGCTTTCAGCAGCACCTCAAAAG TATCTGCGTTACCTAAGACAAGAGGAAACCTCAGTGTTTTTGGACTCGGAGCAAAAGTTACCGATAATGAAAAGACATCTCAGAAACGTGCCTTGGattttgatgaggatgaagggtcaagaaagaaattagaaaagcTACCATCCCTACCAATGGCAAACaccgaagaagatgatgctgCGCTCGCTAACGGTGTTGAGGAAcaagatgatgacgatgatgctGACTTGGAAGCTGCCGGCACGGAAGAAGAGGCGGCGGCAGCTGCTAGAGCTGCGGCAGAAAAGCGCGAGGAAAGATTACAAGAAGCCGAAGCTCAACCACATACAAATGGCGATGTCCAAATGGAAGATGCCCCTCAACCCGATTCTACCGCTAtggacgaagacgaagagatTGATCCATTGGATGCTTTTATGGAAGAAATGGGAGATCCTTTCTCATTGCCAAAGAACAATGCAACTTTTATCAAAGATAATATCAAGAGTCAACCACAAGAACCGGAACCTTTATTCGGAGACGATGATGTGGACCTAAAAGCCTTGGATGCGGATCCTGATGAAATTCTTGCAATTGCAAATAAagcaaggaagaagaaggacatTCCAACTATCAATTATAGTGCTTTGGATCTTCCACCATTCCGAAAAAACTTTTACACCGAACCAACGGAGCTTGCAGAGATGACGGAAGCTGAAATTGCTGACTTGCGACTCGAACTCGACGGTATCAAAGTAGCTGGTAAGGATGTTCCCAAGCCTGTACAAAAGTGGTCTCAATGCGGTCTTGACGTGAAGTCTCTGGACGTTATAACAAAACTAGGCTATGAAAGACCTACATCTATTCAAATGCAAGCTATTCCTGCAATCATGTCTGGCCGAGATGTTATTGGAGTGGCCAAGACAGGATCGGGTAAAACCATTGCTTTCTTGCTACCCATGTTTCGTCATATTCGAGATCAACGACCTTTGAAAGGTTCTGATGGTCCTATTGGTTTGATCATGACTCCTACGCGAGAATTGGCAACACAAATTCATAAAGAATGTAAACCTTTCCTAAAAGCAATGGGGCTTCGTGCGGTTTGCGCGTACGGAGGTGCTATTATCAAAGACCAAATCGCTGATCTCAAAAGGGGCGCGGAAATAATTGTTTGCACCCCTGGAAGAATGATCGAACTGTTGGCGGCAAATTCCGGTAGAGTCACGAATCTGCAACGTGTCACATATGTTGTTCTAGATGAAGCTGACCGTATGTTTGATATGGGATTTGAACCGCAAGTTATGAAAGTTTTTAACAATATTCGCCCTAATAGACAAACCATCCTTTTTTCGGCTACTATGCCTCGAATTATGGATGCACTGGCTAAGAAGACACTCCAGTCGCCAGTAGAGATTGTTGTTGGTGGAAGAAGTGTTGTCGCACCTGAAATCACACAAATTGTCGAAGTgcgagaagagaaagagaagtttCACAGACTCTTAGAACTTCTTGGAGAACTTTACAAtacagatgaagatgctcGAACATTGATCTTTGTTGATCGACAAGAGAAAGCTGATGACTTGTTGAAGGACCTGATGAGAAAAGGGTATCCATGTATGTCTATTCACGGTGGAAAGGATCAAGTTGATCGCGATTCTACAATTGATGATTTCAAAGCCGGTGTGGTTCCTATTATGATTGCTACATCAGTAGCTGCTCGCGGTCTTGACGTCAAGCAGCTTAAGCTCGTTGTCAATTTTGATGCCCCCAATCATTTAGAAGACTATGTCCACAGAGCTGGCCGAACTGGTAGAGCTGGTAATACTGGAACTGCCGTCACTTTTATAACAGAGGAGCAAGAACAGTATTCGGTAGGTATCGCGAAAGCTCTTGAACAATCTGGACAAGAGGTACCCGACAGGCTTAATGAGATGAGGAAATCATACAAGGATAAAGTCAAAAGTGGTGCTAAGAAGGAGAGTTCAGGATTCGGTGGAAAAGGTCTGGAACGTTTCGATGCTGAGCGCGAAGCAACTAAAGCACGTGAACGTAAGATACACAAAATtggtggagatgatgatgaggaagagaaagaagagaaggatgatgatgttctTCTCAAGGCTGCATCAGTTGTTCAGCCTGCTGCCAGTACTGCTCCACCAAAATTGCTTGGTGTGCCTAAAGGTATCGATCTCGACGGTGATATCAAAGTTCACCGCACTGAACCAGCAGCAACCACCGGCTCCAAACTTGATAAAGTCACATCAGCTATCGATGCCATTAATGCACGTCTTAATAAAACAGGACAACTTCGTTCCGGCGTCCCAATCGATAATAAAGGACCTGACGCAGGCGCTTTCCATGCAACATTGGAAATTAATGATTTCCCACAGAAAGCTAGATGGGCAGTTACGAATCGAACTAATGTGGCGAAGATTTTGGAAGCGACTGGTACTAGTATTACAACCAAGGGAAGCTTCTATCCGGCTGGAAAAGAGGTTCAGGCGGATCccaaattgtatattttggTTGAGGGAGATACCGAGGTGGTGGTTACAAATGCCATGAGGGAGTTGATGAGATTGTTGAAGGAGGGTACCATGGCGGCGGCGGATGCAGAGGGCAGAGCACCGGTTGGTGGAAGATATACTGTTACTTAG
- the Bcprp5 gene encoding Bcprp5: MNRRRDRSVGRLNDDYHRSGRRERSRDRRSYADRERSPDRRRRRSRERDYRDRRDDSYDDRARRRREDSTDSWSRSRGDETRGQTPRSDAGAKVNDAPKVSTPAVQTEEQKKAERLAKLEAWKKKMAEDKERKEKELAAGGTRKLLDAIDQKANGSPSLTSPNSPTTPATPATPGDLAPPTNYAGKFDPKAIAKKAVASSSSAHTLGKDLPLKELSKASATLTSTVKGLQADKKPTAFSSTSKVSALPKTRGNLSVFGLGAKVTDNEKTSQKRALDFDEDEGSRKKLEKLPSLPMANTEEDDAALANGVEEQDDDDDADLEAAGTEEEAAAAARAAAEKREERLQEAEAQPHTNGDVQMEDAPQPDSTAMDEDEEIDPLDAFMEEMGDPFSLPKNNATFIKDNIKSQPQEPEPLFGDDDVDLKALDADPDEILAIANKARKKKDIPTINYSALDLPPFRKNFYTEPTELAEMTEAEIADLRLELDGIKVAGKDVPKPVQKWSQCGLDVKSLDVITKLGYERPTSIQMQAIPAIMSGRDVIGVAKTGSGKTIAFLLPMFRHIRDQRPLKGSDGPIGLIMTPTRELATQIHKECKPFLKAMGLRAVCAYGGAIIKDQIADLKRGAEIIVCTPGRMIELLAANSGRVTNLQRVTYVVLDEADRMFDMGFEPQVMKVFNNIRPNRQTILFSATMPRIMDALAKKTLQSPVEIVVGGRSVVAPEITQIVEVREEKEKFHRLLELLGELYNTDEDARTLIFVDRQEKADDLLKDLMRKGYPCMSIHGGKDQVDRDSTIDDFKAGVVPIMIATSVAARGLDVKQLKLVVNFDAPNHLEDYVHRAGRTGRAGNTGTAVTFITEEQEQYSVGIAKALEQSGQEVPDRLNEMRKSYKDKVKSGAKKESSGFGGKGLERFDAEREATKARERKIHKIGGDDDEEEKEEKDDDVLLKAASVVQPAASTAPPKLLGVPKGIDLDGDIKVHRTEPAATTGSKLDKVTSAIDAINARLNKTGQLRSGVPIDNKGPDAGAFHATLEINDFPQKARWAVTNRTNVAKILEATGTSITTKGSFYPAGKEVQADPKLYILVEGDTEVVVTNAMRELMRLLKEGTMAAADAEGRAPVGGRYTVT; the protein is encoded by the exons ATGAATCGTAGAAGAGATCGCTCAGTAGGGAGATTGAATGATGATTACCATAGATCAGGTCGCCGTGAGAGATCTCGAGATCGCAGAAGCTATGCCGATAGGGAACGATCACCGGATAGGAGACGTCGTAGAAGTCGGGAACGAGATTACCGTGACAGGCGAGACGATTCTTATGATGATAGGGCTCGAAGACGCCGCGAGGATTCTACTGACTCATGGTCCCGTAGCAGAGGAGACGAAACCCGCGGACAAACTCCCAGATCAGATGCCGGTGCAAAAGTTAATGAT GCTCCAAAAGTGTCAACACCCGCAGTCCAAACCGAggaacaaaagaaagcagaACGTCTAGCAAAATTGGAAgcatggaagaagaagatggccGAAGACAAAGAGCGTAAGGAGAAAGAGTTGGCAGCGGGTGGGACTCGAAAGTTACTTGATGCTATAGATCAAAAAGCCAATGGATCTCCATCCCTCACTTCGCCAAACTCTCCCACAACTCCCGCAACTCCTGCGACACCAGGCGATCTCGCACCTCCAACGAATTATGCTGGGAAATTTGATCCGAAGGCAATAGCTAAAAAGGCAGTGGCTAGCTCGAGCAGCGCGCATACTCTTGGGAAAGATTTACCATTAAAGGAATTGTCTAAAGCGTCCGCCACCTTAACTTCTACGGTCAAAGGATTACAAGCTGACAAAAAGCCAACAGCTTTCAGCAGCACCTCAAAAG TATCTGCGTTACCTAAGACAAGAGGAAACCTCAGTGTTTTTGGACTCGGAGCAAAAGTTACCGATAATGAAAAGACATCTCAGAAACGTGCCTTGGattttgatgaggatgaagggtcaagaaagaaattagaaaagcTACCATCCCTACCAATGGCAAACaccgaagaagatgatgctgCGCTCGCTAACGGTGTTGAGGAAcaagatgatgacgatgatgctGACTTGGAAGCTGCCGGCACGGAAGAAGAGGCGGCGGCAGCTGCTAGAGCTGCGGCAGAAAAGCGCGAGGAAAGATTACAAGAAGCCGAAGCTCAACCACATACAAATGGCGATGTCCAAATGGAAGATGCCCCTCAACCCGATTCTACCGCTAtggacgaagacgaagagatTGATCCATTGGATGCTTTTATGGAAGAAATGGGAGATCCTTTCTCATTGCCAAAGAACAATGCAACTTTTATCAAAGATAATATCAAGAGTCAACCACAAGAACCGGAACCTTTATTCGGAGACGATGATGTGGACCTAAAAGCCTTGGATGCGGATCCTGATGAAATTCTTGCAATTGCAAATAAagcaaggaagaagaaggacatTCCAACTATCAATTATAGTGCTTTGGATCTTCCACCATTCCGAAAAAACTTTTACACCGAACCAACGGAGCTTGCAGAGATGACGGAAGCTGAAATTGCTGACTTGCGACTCGAACTCGACGGTATCAAAGTAGCTGGTAAGGATGTTCCCAAGCCTGTACAAAAGTGGTCTCAATGCGGTCTTGACGTGAAGTCTCTGGACGTTATAACAAAACTAGGCTATGAAAGACCTACATCTATTCAAATGCAAGCTATTCCTGCAATCATGTCTGGCCGAGATGTTATTGGAGTGGCCAAGACAGGATCGGGTAAAACCATTGCTTTCTTGCTACCCATGTTTCGTCATATTCGAGATCAACGACCTTTGAAAGGTTCTGATGGTCCTATTGGTTTGATCATGACTCCTACGCGAGAATTGGCAACACAAATTCATAAAGAATGTAAACCTTTCCTAAAAGCAATGGGGCTTCGTGCGGTTTGCGCGTACGGAGGTGCTATTATCAAAGACCAAATCGCTGATCTCAAAAGGGGCGCGGAAATAATTGTTTGCACCCCTGGAAGAATGATCGAACTGTTGGCGGCAAATTCCGGTAGAGTCACGAATCTGCAACGTGTCACATATGTTGTTCTAGATGAAGCTGACCGTATGTTTGATATGGGATTTGAACCGCAAGTTATGAAAGTTTTTAACAATATTCGCCCTAATAGACAAACCATCCTTTTTTCGGCTACTATGCCTCGAATTATGGATGCACTGGCTAAGAAGACACTCCAGTCGCCAGTAGAGATTGTTGTTGGTGGAAGAAGTGTTGTCGCACCTGAAATCACACAAATTGTCGAAGTgcgagaagagaaagagaagtttCACAGACTCTTAGAACTTCTTGGAGAACTTTACAAtacagatgaagatgctcGAACATTGATCTTTGTTGATCGACAAGAGAAAGCTGATGACTTGTTGAAGGACCTGATGAGAAAAGGGTATCCATGTATGTCTATTCACGGTGGAAAGGATCAAGTTGATCGCGATTCTACAATTGATGATTTCAAAGCCGGTGTGGTTCCTATTATGATTGCTACATCAGTAGCTGCTCGCGGTCTTGACGTCAAGCAGCTTAAGCTCGTTGTCAATTTTGATGCCCCCAATCATTTAGAAGACTATGTCCACAGAGCTGGCCGAACTGGTAGAGCTGGTAATACTGGAACTGCCGTCACTTTTATAACAGAGGAGCAAGAACAGTATTCGGTAGGTATCGCGAAAGCTCTTGAACAATCTGGACAAGAGGTACCCGACAGGCTTAATGAGATGAGGAAATCATACAAGGATAAAGTCAAAAGTGGTGCTAAGAAGGAGAGTTCAGGATTCGGTGGAAAAGGTCTGGAACGTTTCGATGCTGAGCGCGAAGCAACTAAAGCACGTGAACGTAAGATACACAAAATtggtggagatgatgatgaggaagagaaagaagagaaggatgatgatgttctTCTCAAGGCTGCATCAGTTGTTCAGCCTGCTGCCAGTACTGCTCCACCAAAATTGCTTGGTGTGCCTAAAGGTATCGATCTCGACGGTGATATCAAAGTTCACCGCACTGAACCAGCAGCAACCACCGGCTCCAAACTTGATAAAGTCACATCAGCTATCGATGCCATTAATGCACGTCTTAATAAAACAGGACAACTTCGTTCCGGCGTCCCAATCGATAATAAAGGACCTGACGCAGGCGCTTTCCATGCAACATTGGAAATTAATGATTTCCCACAGAAAGCTAGATGGGCAGTTACGAATCGAACTAATGTGGCGAAGATTTTGGAAGCGACTGGTACTAGTATTACAACCAAGGGAAGCTTCTATCCGGCTGGAAAAGAGGTTCAGGCGGATCccaaattgtatattttggTTGAGGGAGATACCGAGGTGGTGGTTACAAATGCCATGAGGGAGTTGATGAGATTGTTGAAGGAGGGTACCATGGCGGCGGCGGATGCAGAGGGCAGAGCACCGGTTGGTGGAAGATATACTGTTACTTAG